One genomic segment of Novisyntrophococcus fermenticellae includes these proteins:
- a CDS encoding tagaturonate reductase, giving the protein MKKLSYKTLEEQGYDGYLLKEAPERVLQFGEGNFLRAFVDYWFDLLNERAGFNGKVVLCQPIGSGMSDMINGQEGLYTLFLRGFENGECINSKRVISSVSRCLNPYEDYQEVLDCAKNPDLRFISCNTTEAGIVYDPSCKFEDVPAASYPGKLTQFLYERFKYFGNEKGKGFIILSCELIDDNGKELEKCVLQYVDQWKLGDDFKNWVKEENIFCSTLVDRIVTGYPRNEAKQICEELGYEDNLIDTGEVFGFWVIEGPDTLKEELPFEKAGLPIIICKDHKPYKQRKVRILNGAHTSMVLGAYLAGQDIIRDCMNDDVISRFMNKTIYDEIIPTLTLPERELKDFASAVRERFNNPFVDHALLSISLNSTSKWKARVLPSLKGYVEKSGEVPACISASLAFYIQFYTGKRLKEDALVGVRGENEYEIKDDRFVLEFFAAHKNDNSADLAKAVLSNSKFWGEDLTLIPGLLETVTDDLAMVREHGSYEVMKNCLARA; this is encoded by the coding sequence ATGAAGAAATTAAGTTATAAAACACTGGAAGAGCAAGGATACGACGGATATTTATTAAAAGAGGCACCGGAGCGTGTTCTGCAATTTGGAGAAGGCAATTTTCTGCGTGCCTTTGTGGATTACTGGTTTGATCTGCTGAATGAGCGTGCAGGATTCAACGGAAAAGTGGTTTTATGTCAGCCGATCGGATCTGGAATGTCAGATATGATCAATGGGCAGGAAGGTCTTTATACCCTGTTTTTACGTGGATTCGAGAATGGGGAATGTATCAATTCCAAGCGCGTAATATCAAGTGTCAGCCGTTGCCTGAATCCTTATGAAGATTATCAGGAAGTTCTGGACTGTGCGAAAAATCCGGATCTTAGGTTTATCAGCTGCAATACCACGGAAGCAGGTATCGTATATGATCCGTCCTGTAAATTCGAAGATGTTCCGGCTGCCAGCTATCCGGGTAAATTGACACAGTTTTTATACGAGCGTTTTAAATATTTCGGGAATGAAAAAGGAAAAGGATTTATTATTCTATCCTGTGAATTAATTGACGACAATGGGAAAGAACTGGAAAAATGCGTACTGCAGTATGTGGATCAGTGGAAACTGGGAGATGACTTCAAAAATTGGGTGAAGGAAGAAAACATCTTCTGCTCCACACTGGTTGACCGTATTGTAACAGGATATCCGAGAAATGAAGCAAAGCAGATCTGTGAAGAACTCGGATATGAAGATAATCTGATAGATACTGGAGAAGTATTTGGATTCTGGGTAATCGAAGGCCCGGACACTCTGAAAGAAGAGCTGCCATTTGAAAAAGCAGGACTTCCGATTATTATCTGTAAGGATCACAAACCTTATAAGCAGAGAAAAGTCCGTATTTTGAATGGCGCACATACATCTATGGTTCTGGGGGCTTACCTTGCAGGACAGGACATCATCAGGGATTGTATGAATGATGATGTAATCAGCAGATTTATGAATAAAACGATTTACGATGAAATTATTCCCACGCTTACTCTGCCAGAAAGGGAACTAAAGGATTTTGCGTCTGCTGTAAGGGAACGCTTTAACAACCCTTTTGTCGATCATGCACTTTTGTCCATCTCTCTAAATTCCACTTCCAAATGGAAAGCCAGAGTGTTGCCATCTCTGAAAGGATATGTGGAGAAGTCCGGTGAGGTTCCGGCCTGCATTTCAGCTTCTCTGGCCTTCTATATTCAGTTCTATACGGGAAAGCGCCTGAAAGAAGATGCATTGGTGGGTGTACGCGGTGAAAATGAGTATGAAATCAAGGATGACCGTTTTGTCTTGGAATTCTTCGCTGCCCATAAAAACGACAACAGTGCAGATCTGGCCAAAGCTGTACTTTCCAATTCAAAATTCTGGGGAGAAGATCTGACACTGATTCCGGGGCTTTTAGAGACAGTGACAGACGATTTGGCCATGGTGAGAGAACATGGATCTTACGAAGTCATGAAGAATTGTCTTGCACGGGCATAG
- a CDS encoding UxaA family hydrolase: protein MEYLKIHPKDTVAVALTPLSAGKMCIVDEKEITLKEDIMEGHKFSLQYMAAGEKVYKYGNPIGIATEDIEPGRWIHTHNLKTGLGDLLEYTYEKNPTDLKFTEEVMFQGFRRSDNKVGIRNEIWIIPTVGCVNNVAQRIERQAAGLAGGSLDAVCAFPHPYGCSQMGEDQEYTRTILADLINHPNAGGVLVLGLGCENSNIDILKKYIGDYDEKRVRFLVAQECEDEINEGLRILKDLSKHVKEAKREPVSVSELIIGMKCGGSDGLSGITANPTVGRFSDLLISKGGSTILTEVPEMFGAETLLMNRCENEEIFEKTVHLVNDFKNYFKSHNQTIYENPSPGNKKGGISTLEDKSLGCTQKSGSAAVRDVLSYGEPVKKKGLNLLSAPGNDLVAATALAASGAHMVLFTTGRGTPFASPVPTVKISTNTGLSERKNNWIDFNCGRLTEDATLEETAEKLFDYVIEVASGKLVKAEKKGFHDMAIFKQGVTL from the coding sequence ATGGAGTATCTGAAGATTCACCCCAAAGACACGGTTGCTGTGGCATTGACACCATTAAGTGCAGGTAAAATGTGTATTGTAGATGAGAAGGAGATTACTTTAAAAGAAGACATCATGGAGGGTCATAAATTCTCCCTGCAGTATATGGCAGCCGGAGAAAAGGTTTACAAATATGGAAATCCCATTGGTATCGCAACGGAAGATATAGAACCGGGCCGGTGGATACATACGCACAATCTGAAGACTGGTCTGGGAGATTTACTGGAATATACATATGAAAAAAACCCGACGGATTTAAAGTTCACGGAAGAAGTCATGTTTCAGGGATTCCGAAGAAGTGACAATAAAGTAGGAATCCGTAATGAAATCTGGATTATTCCCACGGTTGGCTGTGTCAATAATGTGGCACAGAGGATCGAAAGACAGGCTGCCGGCCTGGCAGGAGGCAGCCTGGATGCTGTTTGTGCATTCCCCCACCCATATGGATGTTCCCAGATGGGTGAGGATCAGGAATATACCCGAACAATTCTGGCAGATTTGATCAACCATCCCAATGCAGGTGGGGTTCTGGTTTTGGGTCTGGGATGTGAGAACAGTAATATTGATATTTTAAAGAAATATATAGGTGATTACGATGAGAAGCGGGTTCGTTTTCTCGTGGCACAGGAGTGTGAGGATGAAATAAATGAAGGCTTAAGGATTCTGAAAGATCTTTCGAAACACGTGAAAGAAGCAAAAAGAGAGCCCGTCAGTGTCAGTGAATTAATAATCGGAATGAAGTGCGGTGGTTCCGATGGTCTGTCGGGTATTACTGCAAATCCGACGGTTGGAAGGTTCTCGGATCTGTTGATTTCAAAGGGAGGAAGCACGATACTGACCGAAGTTCCGGAGATGTTTGGAGCGGAAACGCTTCTGATGAATCGCTGTGAAAATGAAGAAATATTTGAAAAGACCGTTCATCTGGTAAATGATTTTAAGAATTACTTTAAAAGCCATAATCAGACAATTTATGAAAACCCCTCTCCCGGAAATAAAAAGGGAGGCATCTCTACGTTGGAGGATAAATCTCTGGGATGTACGCAGAAGAGTGGAAGTGCAGCAGTCAGAGATGTTTTGTCCTATGGCGAGCCGGTAAAGAAGAAAGGCTTGAATCTTTTGAGTGCACCGGGCAATGATCTGGTTGCGGCTACTGCGCTTGCGGCAAGTGGAGCCCATATGGTTTTGTTTACAACCGGGCGGGGAACCCCTTTTGCTTCACCTGTTCCAACAGTGAAAATCTCGACGAACACGGGTTTAAGTGAGAGAAAGAACAACTGGATTGATTTTAACTGTGGACGTCTGACAGAGGATGCAACACTGGAAGAGACGGCTGAGAAGTTGTTTGACTATGTCATAGAGGTGGCTTCCGGGAAACTGGTGAAGGCGGAGAAAAAAGGATTTCACGATATGGCAATCTTTAAACAGGGAGTAACCCTGTAG
- a CDS encoding LacI family DNA-binding transcriptional regulator has translation MNIYDISQKAGVSIATVSRVLNNNKNVSEGTRQKVLTVMEEEGYQPNAFARGLTLNTMKTVGLLCADSSDPYLGSAINYLEQDLRTHSYDSLLCCTGYEHSQKEKCLDMLLSRHVDALVLIGSNFIERTTGRNEYLLRAASQVPLILLNGLLKGENIYNSLCDDKEALFNATTRALKSGCKIPIFLYRADSFSGLRKKEGFLEGLKSERLTCSDHQIVMYNGSLKEVQNLLLDLHKKLPFDAVLTSDDELAIGAVKFAKAAGLTVPGDLSVVGYNNSMLSVCCDPELTSIDNRLEYLCNTSVSLLMNLLDGKSAPDKTMVSADIIIRDTTRKNF, from the coding sequence ATGAATATATACGACATTTCTCAAAAAGCCGGGGTGTCCATCGCAACAGTATCCAGAGTTTTAAATAATAATAAAAATGTCAGCGAAGGGACTCGCCAGAAGGTTCTGACCGTTATGGAAGAAGAGGGGTACCAACCCAATGCATTTGCCCGTGGGCTCACCCTCAACACCATGAAGACGGTGGGTTTGCTTTGTGCGGATTCTTCTGACCCGTATCTGGGCAGTGCAATCAATTATCTGGAACAGGATCTTCGTACCCACAGCTATGACTCTCTTCTATGCTGCACCGGCTACGAACATTCCCAGAAAGAAAAGTGTCTGGATATGCTTTTATCCCGCCATGTAGATGCACTTGTACTGATTGGCTCTAACTTCATAGAACGTACCACCGGGAGAAATGAATACCTGCTCCGAGCAGCCTCGCAGGTTCCTCTCATACTTTTAAACGGTCTTCTGAAAGGTGAAAACATATATAACTCTCTCTGTGACGACAAAGAAGCGCTCTTTAATGCTACGACGCGAGCCTTAAAAAGCGGATGCAAAATTCCAATTTTCCTGTATCGTGCAGACTCCTTCAGCGGGCTCAGGAAAAAAGAAGGATTTCTGGAAGGATTGAAATCTGAAAGACTGACCTGCTCCGACCATCAGATTGTAATGTACAATGGGTCTTTAAAGGAAGTGCAGAATCTTTTGCTGGATTTACACAAAAAACTTCCCTTTGACGCAGTTCTGACTTCGGATGATGAACTTGCCATAGGTGCGGTAAAGTTTGCCAAAGCAGCCGGTCTTACAGTTCCCGGCGACTTATCCGTCGTGGGCTATAACAATTCCATGCTGTCAGTCTGCTGCGACCCGGAGTTAACGAGTATCGATAATCGCCTGGAATATCTTTGCAATACATCTGTCTCTCTTCTAATGAATCTGCTGGATGGAAAAAGCGCACCTGATAAGACTATGGTGTCCGCAGATATCATTATACGGGATACCACAAGGAAAAACTTTTAA
- the uxaC gene encoding glucuronate isomerase: MKPFLDKDFLLSTPTAEKLYHEYAERMPILDYHCHINPQEIAENKQFDNIAEVWLGGDHYKWRQMRSNGVDERYITGNASPKEKFQKWAETLEKAIGNPLYHWSHLELRRYFGYEGVLNGGTAEEVWNLCNKKLRSPEMSVRGLIQMSCVTLLCTTDDPVDDLHWHQVIKADDTFNVKVLPAWRPDKAMNLEADSYPEYLKQLSLVSSVAIEDFASLKEALCRRMDYFAENGCSVSDHGLSYVYYTPSSEEDVNDILIKRLNGREVTSEEQLKFKTAFMQFAAKEYHRRSWVMQIHFGCKRNNNTLMFRRLGSDTGYDCIDNYAPAAATADFLNSLIETDQLPRTILYSLNPNDNAYIGSLIGCFQDSSAAGKLQQGSAWWFNDHKQGMTEQMTSLANLGLLGNFLGMLTDSRSFLSYTRHEYFRRILCEMIGSWVENGEYPEDYKALEKIIKGISYNNAIRYFSFPLKEM; the protein is encoded by the coding sequence ATGAAACCATTTTTAGACAAGGATTTTCTGCTTTCCACACCAACGGCAGAAAAACTGTACCACGAATACGCAGAGCGTATGCCGATTCTGGATTATCACTGCCACATCAACCCACAGGAAATTGCTGAAAACAAACAATTCGATAACATTGCAGAGGTATGGCTGGGGGGTGATCATTATAAGTGGCGCCAGATGCGTTCCAATGGTGTGGATGAGAGATACATCACCGGAAATGCCAGTCCCAAAGAAAAATTCCAAAAGTGGGCTGAGACCTTGGAGAAAGCCATCGGGAATCCCCTGTATCACTGGAGCCATCTGGAGCTTAGAAGATATTTTGGCTATGAAGGAGTCTTAAATGGCGGCACGGCCGAAGAGGTCTGGAACCTGTGTAACAAAAAACTCCGTTCACCTGAGATGTCTGTGCGCGGATTGATTCAGATGTCATGTGTCACCTTGCTGTGCACTACCGATGACCCTGTAGACGATTTGCACTGGCATCAGGTGATAAAAGCAGATGATACGTTCAATGTAAAGGTTCTTCCTGCATGGCGGCCGGATAAGGCCATGAATCTGGAGGCTGACAGTTATCCGGAGTACCTGAAGCAGCTGTCTCTGGTCAGCAGTGTTGCAATCGAAGACTTTGCTTCTTTAAAAGAAGCGCTATGCAGGCGTATGGATTACTTCGCAGAGAATGGCTGTTCCGTATCCGATCATGGATTGAGTTATGTCTACTATACGCCGTCTTCTGAAGAGGATGTGAACGATATTCTTATAAAACGTTTGAATGGCAGGGAAGTAACTTCAGAAGAACAACTGAAATTTAAGACTGCATTCATGCAGTTTGCAGCAAAAGAATACCATCGCCGCAGCTGGGTAATGCAGATTCACTTTGGATGCAAACGGAATAATAACACTTTAATGTTCCGAAGACTTGGGTCCGATACTGGCTACGACTGTATTGATAACTACGCTCCTGCCGCAGCCACGGCGGATTTTCTGAATTCACTGATTGAGACGGATCAGCTGCCCCGAACCATCCTGTATTCTCTGAATCCAAATGATAATGCCTATATAGGTTCATTAATTGGATGCTTTCAGGATTCCTCTGCAGCCGGAAAGCTTCAGCAGGGAAGTGCCTGGTGGTTCAACGATCACAAGCAGGGCATGACGGAGCAGATGACCTCTTTGGCAAACCTTGGACTGCTCGGAAATTTTCTCGGCATGCTCACGGATTCCAGGAGCTTTCTGTCCTATACAAGGCATGAGTATTTCCGGAGAATTTTATGTGAAATGATTGGAAGTTGGGTGGAGAATGGAGAATATCCTGAAGATTACAAGGCCCTTGAAAAAATTATCAAAGGTATCTCTTATAACAATGCGATAAGGTATTTTTCATTTCCACTGAAAGAAATGTAA
- the atpC gene encoding ATP synthase F1 subunit epsilon: protein MAEKERNSFYLKILAADKVFCQGKAYNVILPAVDGQFSILAHHADTMVAVQTGELRYHTLDGVWHTAVVGNGFAQVINNRMTVLVDFAERPEEINILRAKEARERAEEQLRQKQSIQEYYHTQASLARAMTRLRVTGTNNINRK from the coding sequence ATGGCTGAGAAAGAAAGAAATTCATTCTACCTGAAGATTCTGGCTGCTGATAAAGTTTTTTGTCAAGGCAAGGCGTACAACGTAATTCTGCCAGCAGTGGATGGTCAGTTTTCAATTTTGGCACATCATGCGGATACGATGGTGGCAGTGCAGACCGGAGAACTGAGATACCATACATTGGATGGCGTGTGGCATACGGCGGTAGTGGGCAATGGATTTGCTCAGGTAATCAACAATCGTATGACCGTACTTGTGGACTTTGCGGAGCGTCCGGAGGAGATTAATATCCTGCGTGCCAAGGAAGCCAGAGAACGTGCAGAGGAACAGCTGCGGCAGAAGCAAAGTATACAGGAGTATTATCACACCCAGGCATCGCTGGCCAGAGCGATGACCAGACTGCGCGTTACCGGAACGAATAATATTAACAGAAAATAA
- the atpD gene encoding F0F1 ATP synthase subunit beta, producing the protein MNIGKIVQVMGPVVDVEFENQDLPAIKDALTVQNGDQKCVMEVSQHIGNHTVRCIMLAASEGLHRDMEVISTGAGISVPVGNKTLGRLFNVLGDTIDGEESLEKEQHWVIHRDPPSFEEQSPVVEILETGIKVIDLLAPYAKGGKIGLFGGAGVGKTVLIQELITNIATEHGGYSIFTGVGERSREGNDLWCEMKESGVLEKTALVFGQMNEPPGARMRVAETGLTMAEYFRDEEHQNVLLFIDNIFRFVQAGSEVSALLGRMPSAVGYQPTLATDVGELQERIASTKNGSVTSVQAVYVPADDLTDPAPATTFAHLDATTVLSRKIVEQGIYPAVDPLESTSRILEADVVGEEHYEVARAVQAILQKYKELQDIIAILGMEELSDEDKNTVYRARKIQKFLSQPFHVAETFTGVSGKYVPLKETIRGFKMIINGEMDEYPENAFFNVGGVDDVIEKAKTMMDQTTKA; encoded by the coding sequence ATGAATATAGGCAAGATTGTGCAGGTAATGGGACCTGTTGTAGATGTGGAATTTGAAAACCAGGATCTTCCGGCCATTAAAGATGCGCTTACTGTACAAAATGGGGATCAGAAATGTGTAATGGAGGTTTCCCAGCATATAGGGAATCATACAGTGCGCTGTATTATGCTGGCGGCCAGTGAAGGACTTCACAGAGACATGGAAGTGATTTCAACAGGAGCGGGAATCTCCGTACCGGTTGGAAATAAAACACTGGGACGTTTGTTCAACGTACTGGGTGATACCATCGATGGAGAAGAAAGCCTGGAGAAAGAACAGCATTGGGTTATTCACAGGGATCCTCCTTCCTTTGAAGAGCAGAGTCCTGTTGTGGAGATTCTGGAAACCGGAATCAAGGTAATTGATTTGCTTGCTCCTTATGCAAAGGGTGGTAAAATTGGTCTGTTCGGCGGTGCAGGTGTGGGAAAAACTGTGTTGATTCAGGAATTGATTACGAATATTGCTACGGAGCATGGCGGATATTCAATCTTTACCGGCGTAGGGGAGCGTTCCAGAGAGGGAAATGACCTCTGGTGTGAAATGAAAGAATCCGGTGTACTGGAAAAGACGGCACTGGTATTTGGTCAGATGAATGAGCCCCCGGGAGCGCGTATGCGTGTAGCCGAGACTGGATTAACGATGGCAGAGTATTTTCGTGATGAGGAGCACCAGAATGTATTGTTGTTCATTGACAACATATTCCGTTTTGTACAGGCCGGTTCTGAGGTTTCTGCGCTTTTGGGCCGGATGCCCTCAGCAGTTGGCTATCAGCCTACACTGGCTACGGATGTCGGTGAACTTCAGGAGCGGATCGCTTCTACAAAAAATGGCTCTGTAACTTCGGTGCAGGCAGTATACGTACCGGCGGATGATCTGACAGATCCTGCTCCGGCTACAACGTTTGCACATCTGGATGCCACGACTGTGCTTTCCAGAAAAATAGTGGAGCAGGGAATCTATCCTGCGGTGGATCCGCTGGAATCCACATCCCGTATTCTTGAGGCCGATGTGGTAGGTGAAGAACATTATGAGGTTGCACGTGCGGTACAGGCGATTCTGCAAAAGTATAAAGAGCTGCAGGATATCATCGCAATTCTGGGTATGGAAGAGCTGTCTGATGAGGATAAGAATACGGTGTATCGTGCCCGTAAAATCCAAAAGTTTCTTTCACAGCCTTTCCATGTGGCAGAGACATTTACCGGGGTTTCCGGTAAATACGTTCCGCTGAAGGAGACCATCCGTGGATTTAAGATGATTATTAACGGTGAAATGGATGAATATCCGGAGAATGCGTTCTTTAATGTGGGCGGTGTGGATGATGTCATAGAGAAAGCAAAAACAATGATGGACCAGACAACAAAAGCCTGA
- the atpG gene encoding ATP synthase F1 subunit gamma: MANIKEVQDRIKSIQDTMKITNAMYMISSSNLKKAKKALEDTEPYFYTLQYAITRILRHMPELEHKYFDMRSAVRQKDRKIGIIVVTSDKGMAGAYNHNVVKRAEEKLAGEGQKKLFVLGELGRQYFQKHGFEIETQFHFTVQKPTMHRARVISEQIVDMYNRKELDEVYIIYTQMENSVSMETHTMQLLPLKKGQFQQKVSAELAGTHQEDIRMVPSPDDVLNMTVPNYITGMIYGALVESYSSEQNSRMMAMQSSTDNAREMLSELSIAYNRARQAAITQEITEVIGGARAQKKE, from the coding sequence ATGGCGAATATTAAGGAAGTACAGGACAGAATCAAGAGCATTCAGGATACAATGAAAATTACAAATGCTATGTATATGATTTCTTCTTCTAATCTTAAAAAAGCAAAAAAGGCTTTGGAAGATACAGAACCCTACTTCTACACCCTGCAATATGCCATTACCCGTATTCTCCGTCACATGCCGGAACTGGAACACAAGTATTTTGATATGCGCTCTGCTGTACGGCAAAAAGACAGAAAAATCGGAATTATAGTTGTCACTTCAGATAAGGGTATGGCAGGGGCCTATAATCACAATGTAGTGAAGAGGGCAGAAGAAAAGCTGGCCGGTGAGGGACAGAAAAAATTGTTTGTACTGGGAGAACTTGGCAGACAGTATTTTCAGAAACATGGATTTGAGATTGAAACCCAGTTTCACTTTACCGTTCAGAAACCTACCATGCATCGTGCAAGGGTCATATCAGAACAGATTGTCGATATGTATAATAGAAAAGAACTGGACGAGGTGTATATCATATATACACAGATGGAGAATTCTGTTTCCATGGAAACCCATACGATGCAGCTCCTGCCACTGAAGAAAGGGCAATTTCAGCAGAAAGTTTCCGCAGAACTTGCAGGTACACATCAGGAGGATATCCGGATGGTGCCTTCCCCGGATGATGTGCTGAATATGACTGTTCCCAACTATATTACGGGAATGATTTACGGTGCTCTGGTGGAATCTTATTCCAGTGAGCAGAATTCCAGGATGATGGCAATGCAGTCCTCTACGGACAATGCCAGGGAAATGTTGTCTGAATTATCTATTGCGTATAACCGCGCAAGACAGGCGGCTATTACCCAGGAAATCACGGAAGTAATCGGCGGGGCCCGGGCACAGAAAAAGGAGTAG